The Engystomops pustulosus chromosome 4, aEngPut4.maternal, whole genome shotgun sequence genome contains a region encoding:
- the GDI2 gene encoding rab GDP dissociation inhibitor beta — translation MNEEYDVIVLGTGLTECILSGIMSVNGKKVLHMDRNCYYGGESASITPMEDLYKRFNIPGSPPESMGRGRDWNVDLVPKFLMANGQLVKMLLYTEVTRYLDFKVVEGSFVYKGGKIYKVPSTETEALASSLMGMFEKRRFKKFLNFVANFNENDPKTLEGVDPKKTTMLEVYKKFDLGQDVVDFTGHALALYRTDEYLQQPCLETVNRIKLYSESLARYGKSPYLYPLYGLGELPQGFARLSAIYGGTYMLNKQIEELVIENGKIVGVKSEGEIARCKQLICDPSYAPDSVTKVGQVIRVICILSHPIKNTNDANSCQIIIPQNQVNRKSDIYVCMISSAHNVAAQGKYIAIVSTTVETNDPEGEIRPALDLLEPIEQKFVSVCDMYAPSDLGTDSQIFISRTYDATTHFETTCNDIKDIYKRMTGSEFDFEEMKRKKEDIFGDNQ, via the exons ATGAATGAGGAATACGACGTTATCGTGCTGGGGACCGGCCTGACG GAATGCATCTTGTCAGGAATTATGTCAGTAAATGGAAAGAAGGTGTTGCACATGGATCGCAACTGTTACTACGGAGGAGAGAGTGCTTCCATTACTCCCATGGAAGAT CTGTACAAGAGGTTTAATATCCCTGGTAGCCCCCCAGAGTCCATGGGACGTGGACGTGACTGGAATGTGGATCTAGTACCCAAATTTCTCATGGCTAATG GCCAGTTGGTTAAAATGTTGCTTTATACTGAAGTCACCCGTTATCTGGACTTCAAAGTAGTAGAAGGAAGTTTTGTCTATAAAGGAGGTAAAATCTACAAGGTTCCCTCTACAGAAACAGAAGCTCTTGCATCCA GTTTGATGGGTATGTTTGAAAAGCGGCGGTTTAAGAAGTTTCTAAACTTTGTTGCAAACTTTAATGAAAATGATCCAAAGACACTGGAAGGGGTTGACCCCAAGAAGACAACTATGCTAGAAGTGTACAAGAAATTCGATTTGGGACAGGATGTTGTGGATTTCACGGGACATGCTCTGGCTTTGTACAGGACTGACGA GTATCTACAACAGCCATGTCTTGAAACTGTAAACCGGATTAAGCTGTATAGTGAATCTTTAGCACGTTATGGTAAAAGCCCTTACCTTTATCCACTCTATGGCCTTGGTGAATTGCCACAGGGATTTGCAAG ATTAAGTGCCATTTATGGAGGAACTTATATGTTAAATAAGCAAATAGAGGAGTTGGTGATTGAAAATGGAAAAATTGTTGGTGTCAAATCTGAAGGAGAA ATTGCCCGATGCAAGCAACTGATCTGTGACCCCAGTTATGCTCCAGACAGTGTTACTAAAGTGGGGCAGGTTATTCGTGTAATTTGTATCCTGAGTCAccctataaaaaacacaaatgatGCCAATTCCTGTCAAATTATCATTCCTCAGAATCAAGTCAACAGGAAATCTG atatctatgtgtgtatgatTTCATCTGCACACAACGTGGCTGCACAAGGAAAATACATTGCGATAGTCAGCACTACTGTAGAAACGAATGATCCTGAGGGGGAAATAAGACCTGCTCTTGATCTCCTGGAGCCCATCGAGCAGAA GTTTGTTAGTGTTTGTGATATGTATGCTCCAAGTGATTTGGGAACAGACAGTCAG ATCTTTATTTCTCGTACATATGATGCAACAACCCACTTTGAAACTACATGCAATgacataaaggacatctacaagagAATGACCGGAtcagaatttgattttgaagagaTGAAGCGCAAGAAGGAAGACATCTTTGGGGACAACCAGTAA